Proteins co-encoded in one Bacillus paramycoides genomic window:
- a CDS encoding histidine phosphatase family protein: MKKRETDSNENIVTLYVTRHGKTILNTNHRAQGWADSPLVEIGVEVASNLGTGLKDVHFANAYSSDSGRAIETANLVLKYSEQTKLKLEKRKNLRELNFGIFEGEKLENMWDVVGKAAGVASPEELMKFSIQEVINLIRAADPTKQAEDWELFSTRIKAEIDKISEESAANGGGNVLVVVHGLLITTLIEMLDSSQTKLGVENASVTKIIYQNGTYTVESVGDMSYVAKGKESVEI, encoded by the coding sequence ATGAAGAAGCGAGAAACAGATAGCAATGAGAATATAGTTACGTTATATGTTACGAGACACGGTAAAACAATATTAAATACGAATCATCGTGCGCAAGGGTGGGCAGACTCTCCGTTAGTAGAAATAGGTGTGGAAGTTGCCTCTAATTTAGGAACGGGATTAAAAGATGTTCATTTTGCGAATGCGTATAGTAGTGATAGTGGCCGAGCGATTGAAACTGCTAATTTAGTATTAAAATATAGTGAGCAAACAAAGTTAAAACTTGAGAAAAGAAAAAATTTACGAGAATTAAATTTTGGTATTTTTGAAGGTGAAAAACTTGAAAATATGTGGGATGTGGTTGGAAAAGCTGCGGGCGTTGCATCACCAGAAGAACTTATGAAGTTTTCTATTCAAGAAGTGATTAATCTTATTAGAGCAGCGGATCCTACAAAACAGGCGGAAGATTGGGAATTATTTTCTACTCGTATAAAAGCAGAGATTGATAAAATTAGTGAAGAATCTGCTGCAAATGGAGGCGGCAACGTTTTAGTTGTCGTTCATGGGCTTTTAATTACTACATTAATCGAAATGTTAGACAGTAGCCAAACAAAACTTGGAGTAGAAAATGCTAGTGTGACGAAGATTATATATCAAAATGGAACATACACAGTCGAGTCGGTTGGAGATATGAGTTATGTTGCAAAAGGGAAAGAGAGTGTGGAAATATAA
- a CDS encoding quinone oxidoreductase family protein: MKALCFEQFGNPDVLQYKEIHDPIINPNEILIRTKAIGLNFADIYRRRGDYHLAGNPPYILGYEGAGIVEKVGADVTNINPGNRIAFADVPFANAELVAVPSEKAIVLPDAISFETAASVLLQGLTAHYLTKDSYQIKQDDIALVHAAAGGVGQLLIQIIKLLGGTVIGLTSSKEKAQIATLAGADYVFLYTEAWPAKVLEITNADGVNVVYESVGSTLEESFSATKTGGTVVFYGMAGGNPAPVDPRMLMDTSKTLTGGDLWNVLTTYEERKKRSTQLFDWIATGKLNIASPTTFSLQDGAIAHKLLESRKSTGKILLIP; encoded by the coding sequence ATGAAAGCACTTTGTTTCGAACAGTTTGGAAATCCAGATGTACTACAATATAAAGAAATACATGACCCAATTATAAACCCAAATGAAATTCTTATCCGTACGAAAGCAATTGGATTAAACTTTGCTGATATTTATAGACGCCGCGGCGATTATCATCTCGCTGGCAACCCACCGTATATATTAGGTTATGAAGGGGCTGGCATTGTTGAAAAAGTAGGAGCTGACGTTACGAATATTAATCCTGGAAATCGTATTGCATTTGCTGATGTACCATTTGCAAATGCAGAACTAGTTGCCGTTCCATCTGAGAAAGCAATTGTACTTCCAGATGCTATCTCTTTTGAAACAGCCGCTTCTGTCTTATTACAAGGATTAACAGCACATTATTTAACGAAAGATAGCTATCAAATAAAACAAGATGATATAGCTTTAGTACATGCCGCAGCTGGTGGTGTTGGGCAACTTCTTATCCAAATAATTAAACTACTAGGCGGAACAGTAATCGGCCTCACGTCATCAAAAGAAAAAGCACAAATAGCTACATTAGCTGGTGCTGATTACGTATTTTTATATACGGAAGCATGGCCTGCGAAAGTACTTGAAATAACAAACGCTGATGGAGTAAATGTTGTATATGAATCAGTAGGTTCTACATTAGAGGAAAGTTTTAGCGCTACTAAAACTGGTGGTACTGTCGTATTTTACGGAATGGCCGGTGGTAATCCTGCGCCTGTTGATCCGCGTATGCTTATGGATACTTCGAAAACTTTAACTGGCGGAGACCTTTGGAACGTACTTACTACGTATGAAGAACGTAAAAAGCGATCTACTCAACTATTTGATTGGATCGCTACTGGCAAATTAAACATTGCGAGCCCTACTACATTCTCCTTACAAGATGGTGCCATTGCACATAAATTATTAGAGAGCAGAAAAAGTACAGGGAAGATTTTATTAATCCCATAA
- a CDS encoding LysR family transcriptional regulator: protein MEIKQLITFKIAADTLNFTQTAKKLNFAQSSVTAQIKTLEAELGTPLFERLGKRLFLTEAGRKFQLYADKMIALSNEAKMAVKDDEEIAGTLIIGAQESQCTYRLPSILKRFKAQFPQIKLIFKPAHSNKDAKEQLMEGKVDLVFILDECKTEDTLHVEPLMKEELKIVAASGHHLLEKASISTKNLESETLLLTELGCSYRTLFEELLRTEDVYPANKIEFVSVEAIKQCVIADLGIAVLPAIVVEKDIREGTIEELHVESAISPIYTQIAWHKDKWMTLPLQQFIDVTREVFTTD from the coding sequence ATGGAGATAAAACAATTAATTACATTTAAAATAGCCGCGGACACTTTGAACTTTACCCAAACTGCGAAGAAATTAAACTTTGCTCAATCAAGCGTAACAGCGCAAATTAAAACGTTAGAAGCTGAGCTAGGTACGCCGTTATTTGAAAGATTAGGAAAACGCCTTTTCTTAACTGAAGCAGGTAGGAAGTTTCAACTATATGCCGACAAGATGATTGCACTCAGTAACGAAGCGAAAATGGCTGTGAAAGATGATGAAGAAATAGCAGGTACGTTAATAATCGGTGCGCAAGAAAGCCAATGTACATATAGACTTCCTTCTATATTAAAGAGGTTTAAAGCACAATTTCCTCAAATCAAGCTTATATTTAAACCAGCGCATTCCAATAAAGATGCGAAGGAACAATTGATGGAGGGAAAAGTCGATCTTGTATTTATTTTGGACGAATGTAAAACAGAAGATACTTTACATGTGGAGCCGCTTATGAAAGAAGAATTAAAAATAGTAGCTGCTTCAGGGCATCATTTACTCGAGAAAGCTTCCATTTCTACAAAAAATTTAGAAAGTGAGACGTTGTTGCTAACAGAGCTAGGGTGCTCGTACCGGACTTTATTTGAAGAGCTACTTCGTACAGAAGATGTGTATCCAGCAAATAAAATTGAGTTCGTTAGTGTAGAGGCAATTAAACAATGTGTTATTGCAGATTTAGGAATAGCTGTTTTACCAGCGATAGTAGTAGAAAAAGATATACGAGAAGGGACGATAGAAGAGTTACATGTAGAAAGTGCAATCTCACCGATTTATACACAAATTGCTTGGCATAAAGATAAATGGATGACATTGCCACTGCAGCAATTTATTGATGTAACGAGAGAGGTTTTTACAACGGATTAA